A genomic segment from Pediococcus acidilactici encodes:
- a CDS encoding DUF4091 domain-containing protein: MKSIITDESWRPTTALNQPLPPSIAQVHSFKNSKAAFMLLLNDGHRNHYTLGTQFSIPDDLETPMYRIAFETELPLISNFVEYYLGKDDVAYADKLLSEASHTYPGNQWAPIYVEIPINRDLKAGNYPVKIKVYQTSLTGSEVLVVESKLQIVVANFALSPNPAKDFHLDVWQQPSNLARTFHVPMWGDQHFALIDEMAEKLAQIGQKTVTVIAGEIPWKGWFNYIVKDYPANLYEYSMIQVSKDSAGKLKCDFTVLDRYLASFAKWGVDQEIEIFGLLGVWKPPFFPQVTIKDYPENLVVRYLDEVTGTMQFIDNVADLTNYVITLCDHLKDLQVWKKVRLIADEPKQAQLKEFKDALSALKQMVPDLKVKVAFDKEPILNELAPLVDTLATSFYCTSQFGSQLQASHPGEVQYYICNYPDHPNTFLHSPLLETRLQGTLTAFLPVNGLLRWAFNCWPSNAREDIRYNTSSLPIGDNCLVYPGENGHLLLSLRYKQLERAVEDFSLIKSAKAKDETRTTAILEHFFGEADSRKWMEDSHCAAPKLFRQTADDFKQMRDELIAVINNDV; the protein is encoded by the coding sequence ATGAAAAGTATCATCACCGACGAAAGTTGGCGGCCGACGACTGCGCTTAACCAACCACTTCCGCCGTCCATTGCACAAGTGCATAGTTTCAAAAACAGTAAAGCAGCATTTATGCTGTTGCTTAACGACGGACACCGTAATCACTATACGTTAGGCACCCAGTTTTCAATTCCAGACGATTTGGAAACTCCGATGTACCGTATTGCGTTTGAAACTGAGTTACCTTTGATATCTAATTTTGTGGAATATTATTTGGGGAAGGATGACGTCGCCTATGCCGATAAACTTTTAAGCGAGGCCAGTCATACCTATCCAGGAAACCAGTGGGCCCCGATTTATGTAGAAATTCCGATTAACCGAGATTTAAAAGCAGGAAACTATCCCGTAAAAATTAAAGTATACCAAACTAGCCTAACTGGATCAGAAGTTTTGGTAGTCGAAAGTAAACTCCAAATCGTGGTGGCTAATTTTGCCTTATCACCCAATCCGGCAAAGGACTTTCATCTCGATGTCTGGCAGCAGCCCTCTAATTTAGCCCGCACGTTCCACGTACCCATGTGGGGCGACCAGCACTTTGCGTTAATTGATGAAATGGCCGAAAAACTAGCGCAAATTGGACAAAAAACAGTAACGGTGATTGCGGGTGAAATTCCTTGGAAGGGATGGTTTAACTACATTGTCAAGGACTACCCCGCAAACCTGTACGAATATTCGATGATCCAGGTCAGCAAAGACTCCGCAGGTAAATTGAAATGTGACTTTACCGTTTTGGATCGTTACCTTGCTAGCTTTGCTAAATGGGGTGTTGACCAAGAGATTGAAATTTTTGGCTTACTAGGAGTTTGGAAACCACCGTTCTTTCCACAGGTAACCATTAAAGATTACCCAGAAAATTTAGTGGTTCGTTATCTAGACGAAGTTACGGGAACAATGCAATTTATCGATAACGTAGCAGATTTAACGAACTATGTTATAACACTTTGTGATCATTTAAAGGACTTGCAAGTTTGGAAAAAAGTTCGGCTAATTGCGGACGAACCTAAACAAGCACAGTTAAAAGAATTTAAGGATGCGTTATCTGCGTTGAAGCAAATGGTGCCAGATCTCAAGGTTAAGGTTGCTTTTGATAAGGAGCCGATCCTAAACGAATTAGCTCCGCTAGTAGATACCTTGGCAACTTCGTTTTATTGTACTAGTCAATTCGGCAGTCAATTGCAGGCCAGTCATCCTGGGGAAGTCCAGTATTATATTTGCAATTACCCAGACCACCCCAACACCTTCTTGCACAGCCCGTTATTGGAAACCCGGTTGCAAGGTACGTTGACGGCATTCTTACCGGTAAATGGCTTGTTACGGTGGGCGTTTAACTGCTGGCCAAGCAACGCCCGCGAAGATATTCGTTACAACACCAGTTCGTTGCCGATTGGGGACAATTGTTTGGTATATCCCGGGGAAAACGGTCATTTATTATTATCGTTGCGCTATAAGCAGTTGGAACGGGCGGTCGAGGACTTTAGTTTAATCAAGTCTGCAAAGGCTAAGGATGAAACAAGGACCACGGCAATATTAGAACATTTTTTTGGGGAAGCGGATTCTCGGAAATGGATGGAAGATAGCCATTGTGCAGCGCCAAAATTGTTTAGGCAAACTGCGGACGATTTTAAGCAAATGAGGGATGAATTAATTGCGGTAATCAATAACGACGTTTAA
- a CDS encoding PTS fructose transporter subunit IIBC, which yields MKKIVGVTKCPVGIAHTYMAAEKLKAAAEAAGYEAKVETQGASGTENPLTQAEIDAADYVILAVDVAIDGMERFNGKKVLFSKTSAAIKDSAALVEKVTDAPVYYAEKNAAVAAQSTDNAKGQNPAIKQLLNGVSHMIPFVVVGGLFIALSIALGGHPTANAGMVVTPGTIWSSMNQIGTLGFTLMIPILAGFTAHAIAGRAALAPAMIGAMVANSPDILGTKAGTGFLGAILVGFAAGYLVKWMNSWPIPKNLRSVMPIFVIPLLGTAIISAAFIYLLGGPISALMTLLQNMLDTLSASPSTSVLLGLILGAMVAIDMGGPINKVAFLFGVASITAGNPMIMGAVACSVSVPPLSSGLATLIRPDLNVNEEERSAGISAMLMALIGITEGAIPLATTRPGQVFPGIIIGSAVAGATGMIFKITDAVPHGGPIVGVLGATNNLGLFIIAILTGTAVSVLIIAILKIRAGKKAAKQLS from the coding sequence ATGAAAAAAATTGTTGGCGTAACTAAGTGTCCGGTGGGAATTGCCCATACGTACATGGCGGCCGAAAAGTTAAAGGCAGCGGCCGAAGCAGCCGGATACGAGGCTAAGGTCGAAACGCAGGGCGCTTCGGGAACCGAAAATCCGTTAACTCAAGCCGAAATTGATGCTGCAGATTACGTAATCTTAGCGGTTGACGTAGCAATTGACGGGATGGAACGATTTAACGGGAAAAAGGTTTTATTCAGCAAAACTTCGGCAGCCATTAAGGATTCGGCAGCGTTAGTTGAGAAAGTTACCGATGCTCCGGTATACTATGCTGAAAAAAATGCGGCAGTCGCAGCGCAAAGCACGGACAATGCCAAGGGACAAAATCCAGCAATTAAACAGTTGTTAAACGGGGTTTCGCACATGATTCCGTTCGTAGTTGTCGGCGGATTGTTTATCGCCCTTTCGATTGCTTTAGGTGGCCATCCAACTGCCAATGCCGGAATGGTGGTTACTCCCGGAACCATTTGGAGTTCAATGAATCAAATCGGAACCTTAGGCTTCACCTTAATGATTCCAATTCTTGCAGGATTTACAGCTCATGCAATTGCGGGACGGGCTGCGTTAGCCCCCGCCATGATTGGTGCCATGGTTGCCAATTCACCAGATATTTTGGGAACCAAGGCGGGAACTGGATTCTTGGGAGCTATTCTAGTTGGCTTTGCAGCTGGATACTTAGTTAAATGGATGAACTCCTGGCCAATCCCGAAAAACTTGCGGTCCGTCATGCCGATTTTTGTAATTCCGCTTTTAGGTACCGCGATAATTTCGGCAGCGTTTATTTACCTATTGGGTGGTCCAATTTCTGCGTTGATGACGTTACTGCAAAACATGCTCGATACGCTATCGGCGAGCCCGTCAACTTCGGTATTACTCGGATTGATTTTGGGCGCGATGGTAGCGATTGACATGGGTGGTCCGATTAACAAGGTAGCCTTCCTGTTTGGAGTAGCTTCAATTACCGCAGGAAATCCCATGATTATGGGTGCCGTGGCTTGTTCAGTTTCGGTTCCACCACTTTCTTCGGGGCTTGCAACCTTAATTCGCCCGGATTTAAACGTCAATGAAGAAGAACGGTCGGCGGGAATTTCTGCCATGTTAATGGCGTTGATTGGCATTACGGAAGGGGCCATCCCACTGGCAACGACCCGGCCAGGACAAGTATTTCCGGGCATTATCATCGGTTCAGCAGTTGCCGGCGCCACCGGGATGATTTTTAAGATTACGGACGCGGTTCCCCATGGCGGCCCGATTGTCGGTGTGCTTGGGGCAACCAATAATTTAGGGTTATTTATTATCGCAATCTTGACTGGTACCGCGGTTTCCGTTTTGATTATTGCTATTTTAAAAATCCGAGCGGGTAAAAAGGCGGCTAAACAACTTTCTTAG
- a CDS encoding amidohydrolase family protein, with protein sequence MSDILITNATILKQAGQINTKQSIWIHDHRIQQVGNFPRPPKFTGEIIDGADHLYLPGLIDSHLHTGQQLLRGRVLDAKPVIWTRIMLPFESQLTASQMKLSAELAALEMITGGTTGFVEAGSYHMESAAEVYAHSGLRGTLTASTMDDSQLPASIKMSAREAVNQTTQLYQQFHHQDRLQVYYSLRALTACSDELIDLAAEAAQTHHTFLTAHMNEYPTEILNIIQRTGLRPFEWLAKRHLLSNHFLGAHSLFLSNHEKELIKKYRVKLCHCPFSNAGKGVPTTPELLQNQISIGFGTDGAAHGGLSLWNEIKIFRSLMVATHGLRLRQPNVMPAAQIFRMLLEGGAAALNHAGQLGKIQPGYKADLIAIDLNQPHLYPSSNWQNTLLECVNANDVTDTMVDGQFLMRNRQVLTLDQERIIAEARNYACHH encoded by the coding sequence ATGTCTGATATTTTAATTACAAATGCCACCATTCTAAAACAAGCCGGACAGATTAACACCAAACAGTCAATTTGGATTCATGACCACCGTATCCAACAAGTTGGCAATTTTCCTCGGCCTCCTAAGTTTACGGGCGAGATTATTGACGGGGCCGACCACCTTTACCTTCCGGGATTAATTGACAGTCACTTACATACTGGACAGCAACTTTTGCGGGGGCGCGTACTTGACGCTAAACCAGTAATTTGGACCCGGATTATGCTACCTTTCGAAAGTCAACTAACCGCATCCCAGATGAAACTAAGCGCAGAATTAGCTGCTTTAGAAATGATTACTGGCGGAACCACCGGTTTTGTAGAAGCGGGGAGCTACCACATGGAAAGTGCTGCAGAAGTTTACGCTCATAGTGGGTTGCGTGGCACATTAACTGCCTCCACCATGGACGATTCCCAGCTACCAGCGTCAATTAAAATGAGCGCCCGCGAAGCCGTCAACCAAACCACCCAACTATATCAGCAATTTCATCACCAAGATCGTTTGCAAGTTTACTATTCGCTACGCGCCCTCACCGCTTGTTCCGATGAATTAATTGACCTTGCTGCTGAGGCTGCTCAAACACACCACACTTTTTTAACCGCGCACATGAACGAATACCCCACCGAAATACTCAACATTATTCAACGAACCGGATTACGGCCCTTCGAATGGTTAGCTAAGCGTCACTTACTCAGTAACCATTTTTTAGGTGCCCATAGCCTCTTCCTATCTAACCACGAAAAAGAACTCATTAAAAAATACCGGGTTAAACTTTGTCATTGCCCGTTTAGTAACGCCGGAAAAGGAGTTCCCACTACTCCCGAGTTACTTCAAAATCAAATTTCCATTGGGTTTGGAACCGATGGCGCCGCTCACGGTGGTTTAAGCCTTTGGAACGAGATTAAAATTTTTCGCTCCCTAATGGTTGCTACCCACGGTCTTCGATTACGGCAACCTAACGTCATGCCCGCTGCTCAAATTTTTCGAATGCTCTTAGAAGGTGGCGCCGCCGCATTAAACCACGCTGGGCAGTTAGGTAAAATTCAACCCGGTTACAAAGCCGACTTAATTGCAATTGACCTTAACCAGCCCCATCTTTACCCTTCCAGTAATTGGCAAAACACCCTGTTAGAGTGTGTCAACGCTAACGACGTCACGGATACGATGGTTGACGGACAGTTCTTGATGCGAAATCGGCAAGTACTCACTCTCGATCAAGAACGCATTATCGCTGAAGCTCGCAATTACGCGTGCCACCATTGA
- a CDS encoding alpha/beta hydrolase → MYLPPNASKRPVLFWMHGGAYVGGDKRDCQDYLKLLSADTNQVVVNINYALAPESHHATPVRQINQAVQTTKQKYGKQIDWSKVTIGGDSAGAQISSEYVLTLQNKKIRKMDQVQPVLKKQQVKKFVSLSGLLEPQKFTQVSDRTSSFLYAKCGWAYFADKHFEKKKSIRDLSIISNVNDWTPKTFLTDGNTNTFTKQMNATAKAISDHNGQVTKVSYPKKTAKLNHEYQFDFSNKEAQETYAKLVDFLSE, encoded by the coding sequence GTGTACTTACCGCCCAATGCTAGTAAAAGGCCCGTGCTTTTCTGGATGCACGGTGGTGCCTATGTCGGCGGGGATAAACGCGATTGTCAGGATTATCTAAAACTTTTGAGCGCGGATACTAACCAAGTCGTGGTGAATATTAACTACGCTCTTGCACCAGAAAGTCATCATGCGACACCAGTTAGACAGATCAACCAAGCTGTTCAGACAACCAAGCAAAAATACGGAAAACAAATTGATTGGTCCAAGGTCACCATTGGCGGAGATTCAGCTGGGGCGCAAATAAGCAGTGAATATGTTTTAACTTTGCAAAATAAAAAGATTCGTAAGATGGATCAAGTGCAGCCGGTTTTAAAAAAGCAGCAAGTTAAAAAGTTTGTGTCGTTATCGGGATTGCTAGAACCCCAAAAGTTTACCCAAGTTAGTGATCGCACATCTAGCTTCCTATACGCTAAATGCGGCTGGGCGTATTTTGCCGACAAGCATTTTGAAAAAAAGAAGTCCATTCGTGATTTATCAATTATCAGTAACGTTAACGATTGGACGCCGAAGACTTTTTTGACTGATGGCAACACAAATACCTTTACAAAGCAAATGAATGCCACTGCTAAAGCAATTAGTGACCATAATGGACAGGTGACTAAAGTAAGTTACCCGAAGAAAACCGCCAAGTTGAATCACGAGTATCAATTTGATTTTAGTAATAAAGAAGCCCAGGAAACCTATGCTAAGTTGGTGGATTTTTTAAGCGAATAG
- a CDS encoding PTS sugar transporter subunit IIA: protein MNSDVKCAAFIDVKVAPQKEAALATTAELLANQWSIDGKELYASFVNREAESSTGFGDGIAIPHAKVSGLEVPVVGILTYADPVEWAAIDEQPVSLAIALIVPTKADQVHLQLLSKLARKLVDHDYAEGLRRSAHDAVQLTQQVQQALAE from the coding sequence ATGAATTCAGACGTAAAATGCGCAGCTTTTATTGATGTGAAGGTAGCACCGCAAAAAGAGGCGGCGTTAGCGACCACGGCCGAATTACTAGCAAACCAGTGGTCGATTGATGGTAAAGAATTGTATGCCAGCTTTGTTAACCGGGAGGCGGAAAGTTCGACAGGATTCGGGGACGGAATTGCTATTCCCCATGCAAAGGTTTCTGGGTTAGAAGTTCCGGTAGTGGGAATTTTAACGTACGCTGACCCAGTTGAGTGGGCGGCAATTGATGAACAGCCAGTTTCGCTTGCGATTGCGTTAATCGTACCTACTAAGGCAGATCAAGTTCATTTGCAGTTGCTTTCTAAGCTGGCTCGTAAATTAGTCGATCATGATTATGCAGAAGGGCTTCGTCGATCCGCGCACGATGCTGTGCAACTCACCCAACAGGTTCAACAAGCTTTAGCAGAATAA
- a CDS encoding alpha/beta hydrolase translates to MINLRKGVPIIKKSNYVFDESANTGMTVYLQTNLSAPQPLILIIPGGGYSFCSEREAEPVALAFLAKGYHAAVLRYHVGEFRNFQAALNDGQLALRQIKQIASDAAIDVDKIAVVGFSAGGHLAAATSTMLSEKPSLCVLGYPAILDSFVEVMQVQAPSLDQQVTATTPPTFLFTTFQDNVVPVENSLLYLRALEEHDVLFEAHVFQEGKHGLSLGTAAVEKNDPRFARWFDLCCEWMEINWQKTSKPAEYPDVLTMPVGELMRNVANKKILLEYFPVWQDRSRYKIVRKFNLTELHEVAPQIFNATILQRLQSKLTMGEGAN, encoded by the coding sequence TTGATTAATTTAAGGAAGGGGGTTCCGATTATCAAAAAAAGTAATTACGTATTTGACGAGTCAGCCAATACGGGAATGACGGTGTATTTACAAACGAATTTAAGTGCTCCCCAGCCGCTAATTTTAATAATTCCGGGAGGCGGTTACAGTTTTTGCAGTGAACGGGAAGCTGAACCGGTGGCTTTAGCTTTTTTGGCAAAAGGCTACCATGCCGCAGTATTACGTTATCACGTGGGAGAATTTCGCAATTTTCAAGCAGCTTTAAATGATGGCCAACTGGCTTTACGACAGATTAAACAAATTGCTTCGGACGCTGCAATTGATGTGGATAAAATCGCGGTAGTGGGCTTTTCTGCAGGTGGGCATTTAGCGGCGGCAACGTCGACAATGCTAAGCGAAAAGCCTAGCCTATGTGTTTTAGGCTATCCGGCAATTTTAGATTCGTTTGTCGAGGTAATGCAGGTGCAAGCCCCTTCCTTAGACCAGCAAGTTACCGCAACGACTCCGCCAACCTTTTTATTTACCACCTTTCAAGATAATGTGGTACCGGTGGAAAATTCGTTGTTGTACCTGCGAGCTTTAGAGGAACACGACGTTTTGTTTGAGGCCCACGTTTTTCAAGAAGGTAAGCATGGACTTTCGTTGGGGACAGCGGCAGTGGAAAAAAATGACCCGCGGTTTGCCCGGTGGTTTGACTTATGCTGCGAGTGGATGGAAATTAATTGGCAGAAGACGTCTAAGCCGGCGGAGTATCCGGATGTTTTAACCATGCCGGTCGGCGAACTAATGCGTAACGTAGCTAATAAAAAAATTCTCTTAGAGTATTTTCCAGTTTGGCAAGATCGTAGCCGGTATAAAATCGTTCGTAAGTTTAACCTTACGGAACTTCACGAGGTGGCGCCGCAAATTTTTAATGCAACGATTCTGCAACGACTACAAAGTAAATTAACAATGGGGGAAGGAGCAAATTAA
- a CDS encoding PTS sugar transporter subunit IIA encodes MHDREAEIVEFLIHHGVVHYEQIAKATKLSKRSIANYLDIIENDAQPFNLKLTRKPNVGIYLNGQLRNKQDFLAALKLHSGFTSKEARIRYLLIKLLDADRSYTLNELADDLYVSRSTLESDFKQIREFFNEHHVKIKRGANGIAIRASGEQRERLMAKILKTYWGQNISVIRDGDGQIASTLKLPDYLLNFFPADLVQAVLAGITDFMVASQLELTDYDLQSLAIHLIINTDENATQSIPQNLLSETKQLLAAIEKRRPINFSLTGLQRVNGYLEVIVARQKNSYLISDVSQTEKQYYQFLLDKLAELEPDEVLLRDLAVHLATAVDRLKKGIVIDNPYTNEIKMNLPIAFDVAIQLGEAVEAQYPVQLHDAELGYLALHFEAFFERCHLHAPIETVVVSSAGVGASQLLAQRLEERFNNSLKVTRILDLATVMKTNLAEKMVVSTIPIYGLKQPVILVSPLLPPEDIQQINHAIINLTKNKHSNSFFNLLDPQLIQVGTTKKSYGTVLEEIVKALTTQEILVNNPKILEMLVAREKMATTALNAVAIPHIAPNYVQKSAIALWLIPQGVQWLGNTVYVVIFLALTREQVAASREVYKLLNRLVENQDFCQQLSQATTPTDAMEQIQKFIQKEGE; translated from the coding sequence ATGCATGATCGGGAAGCAGAAATTGTCGAATTTTTAATTCATCACGGAGTGGTTCATTACGAACAAATCGCTAAAGCGACCAAGTTGTCGAAAAGAAGTATTGCAAATTACCTAGATATTATCGAAAATGACGCTCAGCCCTTTAACTTGAAACTAACGAGAAAGCCAAACGTCGGAATTTATTTAAACGGACAGTTACGCAATAAACAAGATTTCTTAGCGGCGTTGAAGCTTCATAGCGGTTTTACTTCGAAGGAAGCACGGATTCGTTATCTACTAATCAAATTGCTGGATGCGGACCGAAGCTATACGTTAAACGAGCTAGCTGATGACCTATACGTTAGTCGGAGCACTTTAGAAAGCGACTTCAAGCAGATTCGGGAATTCTTTAACGAACATCACGTTAAGATCAAGCGGGGAGCAAATGGGATTGCCATTCGGGCTTCTGGCGAACAACGCGAACGGTTGATGGCTAAAATTTTGAAAACATACTGGGGACAAAATATCTCCGTGATTCGGGATGGTGATGGACAAATTGCTTCCACCCTTAAATTGCCAGATTATTTACTAAATTTTTTTCCTGCCGACCTTGTCCAGGCGGTTTTGGCCGGAATTACGGATTTTATGGTAGCAAGCCAGTTGGAATTAACTGACTATGATCTTCAGTCTTTAGCAATCCACTTAATCATTAACACGGATGAGAATGCTACCCAGAGCATACCCCAAAACTTGCTATCCGAAACAAAGCAATTGTTGGCCGCAATAGAAAAGCGACGGCCCATTAATTTTTCGTTAACGGGACTCCAGCGGGTGAATGGATATCTTGAAGTAATCGTGGCACGGCAAAAAAATAGCTATTTAATTTCCGACGTGTCCCAAACTGAAAAGCAATACTACCAATTTTTGTTGGATAAATTAGCGGAATTGGAGCCTGACGAGGTACTGCTGCGAGATTTAGCAGTTCACTTAGCAACTGCGGTCGATCGTTTAAAAAAAGGGATCGTAATCGATAACCCCTATACGAACGAAATTAAAATGAATTTGCCGATTGCTTTTGACGTGGCAATCCAACTGGGAGAAGCGGTAGAAGCCCAATATCCAGTCCAGCTTCACGACGCAGAATTAGGATATTTAGCCCTTCATTTTGAAGCCTTTTTCGAACGCTGTCATTTACACGCTCCAATTGAAACGGTGGTGGTTAGTTCTGCCGGAGTCGGAGCATCCCAGCTATTAGCCCAACGACTTGAGGAACGTTTCAACAACAGTTTGAAAGTTACCCGAATTTTAGATCTGGCGACGGTCATGAAGACTAACTTAGCGGAAAAAATGGTGGTTAGTACGATTCCCATTTACGGGTTAAAACAACCAGTGATCTTGGTTAGTCCGCTTTTACCACCTGAGGATATCCAGCAAATCAATCATGCAATTATTAACCTGACTAAAAATAAACATTCAAATTCATTTTTTAATTTGTTGGATCCGCAGTTAATCCAGGTTGGTACAACGAAAAAATCCTACGGAACAGTGCTGGAAGAGATTGTTAAGGCGCTTACTACGCAGGAAATTTTGGTGAATAACCCTAAAATTTTGGAAATGCTAGTGGCGCGCGAGAAAATGGCGACCACCGCGCTTAATGCGGTAGCAATTCCACATATTGCTCCCAATTACGTACAAAAATCGGCCATTGCTTTGTGGCTTATTCCCCAAGGAGTGCAGTGGTTGGGCAATACGGTTTACGTGGTTATCTTTTTAGCGTTGACCCGGGAACAAGTTGCTGCAAGTCGAGAGGTTTATAAGCTTTTAAATCGGCTGGTTGAAAATCAAGATTTCTGCCAGCAGTTATCCCAAGCAACAACGCCGACTGATGCAATGGAGCAAATTCAAAAATTTATACAGAAAGAGGGAGAATGA
- a CDS encoding DUF3100 domain-containing protein, translating to MKRSVDDYSSLWQRIKSEKKIYLISLVLVLIADGIGEVTLKIGNGVIIFFPVFYAIILGIMLGPQVLKLIRPAETTAAGKLVLVGICPFIVKLGITAGANLHLILNAGPALLLHGFGSLLGPIVALPIAMLLGLHRETIGACSSLNREYHLAVINNAYGAESAESNGSLALYIVGGMIGAIYFGIMASLIASTGWFAPQALGMASGVGAGIFMASASASLANAFPAHAAVITTMASASNTIAGITGIYITMWLALPLTEKYYSLLCKIFRLPTQQHLKLNRG from the coding sequence ATGAAACGATCCGTCGATGATTATTCATCCCTTTGGCAGCGCATTAAAAGTGAAAAGAAAATTTACCTAATTAGTTTGGTCTTAGTGTTAATTGCCGACGGGATTGGCGAGGTCACCCTTAAAATTGGCAACGGGGTAATTATTTTCTTTCCCGTTTTCTACGCAATTATTTTAGGAATTATGCTCGGTCCCCAGGTTTTAAAATTAATCCGGCCTGCCGAAACTACGGCTGCTGGAAAACTTGTTTTAGTTGGCATCTGTCCCTTTATCGTTAAACTTGGCATTACCGCGGGAGCTAACCTTCATTTAATTTTAAACGCCGGTCCCGCCCTGTTGCTACACGGTTTTGGGAGTCTCCTTGGTCCAATTGTAGCTCTTCCAATTGCGATGTTACTTGGTCTACACCGTGAAACCATCGGAGCCTGCAGCTCCTTAAATCGTGAATACCACTTGGCCGTGATTAATAACGCGTACGGTGCGGAATCTGCCGAAAGCAACGGTAGCTTAGCCCTTTACATCGTCGGCGGCATGATCGGAGCAATATACTTTGGCATCATGGCTTCCTTAATTGCCAGCACCGGTTGGTTTGCTCCCCAAGCACTCGGGATGGCTTCCGGAGTTGGAGCGGGAATCTTCATGGCAAGTGCGAGTGCTAGTTTAGCAAACGCCTTTCCTGCCCACGCCGCGGTAATCACCACAATGGCTTCCGCTAGTAACACAATTGCCGGAATTACTGGAATCTACATCACCATGTGGCTGGCCCTTCCCCTAACCGAAAAGTATTACTCCTTACTTTGTAAAATCTTCCGTTTACCAACTCAACAGCATCTTAAACTGAACCGAGGTTAA
- a CDS encoding glycoside hydrolase family 1 protein: protein MAKTFPENFLWGASTSAYQVEGGWNADGKGPSVQDVKDIPAGTTDFKVAVDHYHRFAEDVKLFKELGLKAYRFSIAWSRVMPNGKVNPEGVKFYRNLINLLKENQIEPIVTVFHFDLPAEIDQAGGWENRKTIQQFADYCDVLFENFGQDVKYWQTINEQNVMALAGSVIGTSQKSMREKFQENHHMLVAQALVTKHYHEHGYPGKIGPAPNIASVYAASDRPADQLAALNMSALRNWLFLDVAVYGRYNHNAWHILESIGAAPVVTETDREILAAGTCDYIAFNYYNTMTVAAYFAKENKIDQQSGFGIPGFFQTVTNEHLPSTEFGWPIDPQGFRFTLNEIYSRYHLPVLITENGIGAHDELTEDHQIHDQYRIDYLKQHIQQMELAIQDGVEVIRYCPWSAIDLISTHEGMQKRYGFIYVNRTDDELKDLARYKKDSFNWYQRVIEHNGIVD from the coding sequence ATGGCTAAAACATTTCCAGAAAATTTCTTGTGGGGAGCTTCCACCAGTGCTTACCAAGTTGAAGGCGGTTGGAACGCTGACGGAAAGGGACCCTCCGTCCAAGATGTAAAGGACATTCCAGCAGGGACCACTGATTTCAAGGTTGCAGTAGACCACTACCACCGGTTTGCTGAAGACGTAAAGCTTTTCAAAGAATTAGGTTTAAAGGCCTACCGCTTTTCAATCGCCTGGAGTCGGGTCATGCCTAACGGAAAAGTGAACCCAGAAGGCGTTAAATTTTACCGTAACCTAATTAATTTGCTTAAGGAAAATCAGATTGAACCAATTGTTACGGTATTTCATTTTGACTTACCTGCGGAAATTGACCAAGCTGGCGGATGGGAAAATCGGAAGACCATTCAGCAATTTGCGGACTACTGTGACGTCTTATTTGAAAACTTTGGTCAAGACGTTAAGTACTGGCAGACGATAAACGAGCAAAACGTAATGGCACTTGCTGGTTCGGTAATTGGGACTAGCCAAAAAAGCATGCGTGAAAAATTCCAGGAAAATCATCACATGCTTGTTGCTCAGGCATTAGTAACCAAACATTATCACGAACACGGTTACCCAGGAAAAATTGGTCCAGCACCCAACATCGCTAGTGTTTACGCTGCTTCTGACCGTCCGGCAGACCAGTTAGCAGCGCTCAACATGAGTGCACTACGCAATTGGCTGTTCTTAGACGTGGCAGTTTACGGGCGCTATAACCACAATGCTTGGCATATTTTAGAAAGCATTGGAGCTGCGCCAGTGGTTACGGAAACCGACCGGGAGATTTTAGCGGCGGGGACGTGCGACTACATTGCCTTTAACTACTACAACACCATGACGGTTGCGGCATACTTTGCTAAAGAAAATAAAATTGACCAACAATCGGGGTTTGGGATTCCAGGGTTTTTCCAAACGGTCACCAACGAGCATTTACCATCGACTGAATTTGGCTGGCCAATCGATCCTCAAGGATTCCGGTTTACCCTGAACGAAATCTACTCCCGCTACCATTTGCCAGTGTTAATTACCGAAAATGGGATCGGCGCGCATGATGAACTTACGGAAGACCATCAAATCCATGATCAGTATCGAATTGATTACCTAAAACAGCACATTCAACAAATGGAATTAGCTATACAAGACGGCGTTGAAGTGATCAGATATTGTCCATGGAGTGCAATTGATTTAATTAGCACGCACGAAGGGATGCAGAAACGTTACGGCTTTATTTACGTTAACCGGACCGACGACGAGCTTAAAGATTTAGCGCGTTATAAAAAGGATAGCTTTAATTGGTACCAACGGGTAATTGAACATAACGGAATAGTTGATTAA